The following proteins are co-located in the Pseudomonas synxantha genome:
- a CDS encoding NADPH-dependent FMN reductase, with protein sequence MSKVYTIAVLVGSLRKESINRKVALALAELAPANLKLNIVEIGDLPLYNEDLEGATPPAAYSTFRKQVSSSDAVLFVTPEYNRSVPAPLKNAIDVGSRPYGQSVWGGKPGAVISVSPGAIGGFGANHHLRQSLVFLDVWCMQQPEAYLGGAGTVFDEAGKVSEKTKPFLQAFIDAYGKWVEKEHA encoded by the coding sequence ATGAGCAAGGTCTACACGATCGCCGTCCTGGTGGGCAGCTTGAGAAAAGAGTCGATCAACCGCAAGGTCGCCCTGGCCCTGGCCGAGCTGGCCCCCGCCAATCTCAAGTTGAACATTGTTGAAATCGGCGATTTGCCGCTCTACAACGAAGACCTCGAGGGAGCAACACCGCCCGCAGCCTACAGTACTTTCCGCAAACAGGTGAGTTCATCCGACGCAGTGCTGTTCGTGACCCCCGAATACAACCGCTCCGTACCCGCTCCGTTGAAGAACGCTATTGACGTGGGTTCGCGTCCTTACGGGCAAAGCGTGTGGGGCGGCAAGCCAGGGGCGGTCATCAGCGTGTCCCCGGGCGCCATCGGCGGCTTTGGCGCCAACCATCACCTGCGCCAGTCCCTGGTATTCCTCGACGTGTGGTGTATGCAGCAGCCGGAAGCCTACTTAGGTGGGGCGGGCACTGTGTTCGATGAAGCGGGGAAGGTCTCGGAAAAGACCAAGCCGTTTCTGCAGGCCTTTATTGATGCGTACGGCAAGTGGGTGGAAAAAGAGCACGCCTGA